The following are encoded together in the Glycine soja cultivar W05 chromosome 5, ASM419377v2, whole genome shotgun sequence genome:
- the LOC114411073 gene encoding uncharacterized protein LOC114411073: MPKVKRFRNPQKSAPQPQCHGPLTQAPTHSVPTMNLEISSPPSDSTQAPEVPTSNVPLSHVSTSEVPQEDETTRRHVKRESTQCWTVEAIDVEETIKKIKVKVRGVNSLPRELRIIVNFDDQGQAIGEAQALLAGFLGTLAADCKLFPMDYDRCLDFILRLMKLVQNGIAN, translated from the exons ATGCCAAAGGTGAAGCGTTTTAGAAATCCACAAAAATCAGCACCTCAACCACAATGTCATGGACCTCTAACACAAGCTCCAACACATTCTGTTCCAACAATGAATCTTGAAATTTCTTCCCCACCAAGTGATTCCACACAAGCTCCTGAAGTCCCAACTAGTAATGTCCCTCTTTCTCATGTATCAACATCTGAAGTTCCACAAGAAGATGAAACAACTAGACGTCATGTTAAGCGTGAGTCTACACAATGTTGGACTGTTGAGGCGATAG ACGTTGAAGAAACCATCAAGAAGATTAAGGTGAAAGTTAGGGGAGTCAATAGCTTACCTAGGGAGTTACGCATCATTGTGAATTTTGATGACCAAGGCCAAGCAATTGGTGAAGCACAAGCCTTGCTTGCAGGATTTCTTGGAACACTAGCAGCtgattgcaaattatttcctatggATTATGATAGATG cctcgattttattttaagattaatgAAGTTGGTGCAAAATGGTATTGCAAATTGA